A single window of Mugil cephalus isolate CIBA_MC_2020 chromosome 1, CIBA_Mcephalus_1.1, whole genome shotgun sequence DNA harbors:
- the LOC125013243 gene encoding zinc finger protein 335-like isoform X1 translates to MPKSKQSLMDVEENEVESSSDAGPSGMEEPSESGMGMESSEAMSADSSDAAASHGQAPESDCHVGQSSEGLVVFIPETSSSTDVRVSSVHLPDSSSVAQSTSVSSVSTVTQSVLVSESAQVLVHSSAVSEGAMMVSDSTASTSSDLGSAIDKIIESTIGPDIMNGCIAVTSAEDGGAETTQYLILQGPDDGAPMVAHMSSSALSNRIAIEALAEGPTSTCLDQGDLQGNLEPDQPDDQPGHSGYPEDSSSQPDQPQHSHPSQYMDCSADGPDQTEESSSSYVECSIEEPDQTRSQSGFPDYSGNNSDQDLPGYVECSGADSNPTSRSHYVVECSAGYLECAVDEGEQPHHSRSYIDSSADHRTQPSRQYAAEYGAECVAAADSEQPGCSQYQGRDDDEDDEQNQDPDQPQHSQQQPQHSCYTESSNGPEASLYADDSSSSDHPLADTAGSGGLPEALECSESQSGPYISSSGTYTSNPEPESAQQCSQSQQEPQGSQDEAGPVRELETSTVAEGSGDRPPNLAELEEMMEVVIVQQFKCKMCPYKSASKDTLINHMRDKHFKPAGDMPKKRKRGRPPKSETLARQKAEREEAEERKAAKAKSAESQQAEEEEDDIVDAGAIDDPQEDSDYNPADEDCKGRPPALLKKPATPISSSSSSSSSSSSSQGRPRRKVGRPRKYCVLDDGHNSKEAESMAKRSRISGDASASEEASSSGLGNGAGVVTDGDTAEAAISQSDSENKDPSSNTQPEEEFFPRKRGRPSKRFLRKKYKKYINSNRYYKSLKPLLRPHNCWICGSRFLTQEDLRFHVDSHEGNDPELFKCLQCNYRCKRWSSLKEHMFNHEGTKPFKCEECDYTSVYKKDVIRHTAVHNKEKKKKTELAPKVSEFPCPVCHRVYPMQKRLTQHMKTHSSEKPHMCDKCGKSFKKRYTFKMHLLTHIQSLEDNKFKCEFCDYTCDNKKLLLNHQLSHTNDRPFKCDYCKYSTSKEEFLVSHLAIKHTGEKPFSCEMCHFMTKHRKNLRLHIQCRHPEAFEEWCVAHPEEPAKRRRRPFFTLQQIEDLKQQDDTQGLQNTIVAVDSATLQAIQGMENASVSQDALGNTTIIYEQAESSDLSAQNALDLLLNMSNARELVGNSLQVAVLKSEGKAPEKGTWSAVTAEPGQAQKIVTFHVSETNETVLQEAYEASTSETGELTQIAIEAYEGGGDFSVVEQAAEEIHSPGYSNGESSPSQTLEVSESEKSDKYYLTSALADGILQQVELSSEAPASTSTGSSPNINTKRFYCRICMESFNGRSDMENHKRAHLDANTFKCPDCDFTSTSWPEVKSHMETHSYLRPHKCPNCSFATKNKKDLRRHMMTHTNEKPFCCKLCGQRFNRNGHLKFHMERLHNQDHPTRKSRTTTSQQTIIVNSDEEALATLQSLQAHQTVITPERLQALGQDHIIVAQEQALSDQEEGTYIQQITTIDGQTVQHLMTGDNQVTEVQYIISQDGVQHLIPQEYVVVADGNHIQMPDGQIIQYEHDRAFLQEQQIAVSHDGQIQYLPVSTEQQIVNSDDLEAAAHSAVTAVADAAMAQTQTVYTEATPEQLEQLQQQGIHYDVITFTNE, encoded by the exons ATGCCCAAAAGTAAACAGTCCC TTATGGATGTGGAGGAGAATGAGGTGGAAAGCAGCAGCGATGCTGGGCCCTCAGGGATGGAGGAGCCGTCTGAAAGCGGCATGGGCATGGAGTCATCAGAGGCCATGTCTGCAGACAGCAGTGACGCTGCTGCCTCTCATGGACAGGCCCCAGAGTCTGACTGCCATGTGGGACAGAGCTCTGAGGGACTTGTG GTGTTCATCCCAGAAACCAGTTCCAGTACAGATGTCAGAGTATCATCAGTCCATCTCCCGGACTCCTCCTCGGTGGCCCAGTCCACCAGCGTGTCCAGCGTTTCCACTGTGACTCAGTCTGTGCTGGTGTCCGAGTCTGCCCAAGTGTTGGTCCACTCTAGTGCTGTTTCTGAAGGAGCCATGATGGTTTCTGACTCAACTGCCTCTACCTCATCAGATCTGGGTTCTGCCATTGACAAGATCATAGAATCAACCATTGGCCCTGACATCATGAATG GATGCATAGCTGTGACCAGTGCAGAGGATGGAGGTGCAGAAACAACTCAGTATCTGATATTACAAGGACCAGATGACG GAGCTCCAATGGTAGCCCATATGTCGTCTTCTGCCCTGTCCAATCGTATAGCCATAGAAGCTCTTGCTGAAGGTCCTACCTCCACCTGTCTGGATCAGGGAGACCTGCAGGGAAATCTTGAACCTGACCAGCCCGATGATCAGCCAGGCCACTCGGGTTACCCAGAGGACAGCAGCAGTCAGCCTGACCAGCCCCAACACTCCCACCCTTCCCAGTACATGGACTGCAGCGCGGACGGTCCAGACCAGACAGAGGAGTCTTCGTCTTCCTATGTGGAGTGTTCAATTGAAGAACCTGACCAGACACGCTCCCAGTCAGGCTTCCCTGACTACAGCGGGAATAACAGTGACCAGGACCTGCCTGGATATGTGGAGTGCAGTGGAGCGGACTCGAATCCCACCAGCCGAAGTCACTATGTGGTGGAGTGCAGCGCTGGGTATCTTGAGTGCGCGGTGGATGAGGGAGAGCAGCCGCATCACTCCCGCAGTTACATTGACAGTAGCGCGGACCACCGGACCCAGCCTAGTCGGCAGTATGCAGCAGAGTACGGCGCAGAATGTGTTGCCGCTGCGGACTCTGAGCAGCCCGGATGCTCTCAGTATCAAGGAAGGGACGATGATGAAGACGACGAGCAGAACCAGGATCCAGATCAGCCGCAGCACTCTCAACAGCAGCCCCAGCATTCCTGTTACACAGAGAGCAGCAACGGCCCCGAGGCCTCCCTCTACGCTGACGACAGCTCCTCGTCGGACCACCCTCTGGCAGACACGGCGGGTTCAGGGGGACTCCCTGAGGCACTGGAGTGCAGTGAGAGCCAGTCTGGGCCCTACATCAGCAGCAGCGGGACATATACCTCTAATCCAGAGCCTGAGTCGGCGCAACAGTGCTCACAGAGCCAACAGGAACCCCAAGGCTCTCAGGATGAAGCTGGCCCTGTCAGGGAGTTGGAAACATCGACAGTGGCAGAAGGGTCTGGAGATCGACCACCAAACCTGGCTGAGTTGGAGGAGATGATGGAAGTCGTGATCGTACAGCAGTTCAAGTGTAAGATGTGTCCGTACAAGAGTGCTTCCAAAGACACGCTCATCAACCACATGAGAGACAAACACTTCAAACCCGCAG gGGACATGCCAAAGAAGCGTAAACGTGGACGGCCTCCTAAAAGTGAGACGTTAGCCCGTCaaaaggcagagagggaggaggcggaggagaggaAGGCAGCTAAGGCAAAGAGTGCCGAGTCTCAgcaagcagaagaagaggaggatgataTTGTGGATGCCGGTGCTATTGATGATCCTCAGG AGGACAGTGATTACAACCCAGCAGATGAGGATTGTAAAGGAAGACCACCTGCTCTTCTGAAGAAGCCTGCTAcgcccatctcctcctcctcctcttcctcctcctcctcctcctcctctcaagGGCGTCCTCGGCGTAAGGTTGGCCGTCCGAGGAAGTACTGCGTTTTAGATGATGGCCACAATAGTAAAG AAGCAGAAAGTATGGCCAAGAGGTCGAGGATTAGCGGGGATGCTAGTGCATCAGAAGAAGCAAGCTCCTCTGGGTTAGGAAATGGTGCCGGTGTGGTCACCGATGGAGACACAGCTGAGGCCGCAATCAGCCAGTCAGACTCTGAGAACAAAGACCCTTCTTCCAACACTCAGCCAGAGGAGGAGTTCTTCCCGAGAAAACGTGGCAGACCATCCAAGCGCTTCCTCCGCaagaaatataagaaatatatcaATTCAAA cagGTACTACAAATCCCTCAAACCACTCCTGAGACCTCACAACTGCTGGATCTGTGGTTCACGTTTCCTCACCCAAGAGGATTTGCGCTTCCACGTGGACTCCCATGAAGGCAACGACCCAGAGCTCTTTAAGTGCCTGCAGTGCAACTATCGCTGCAAGCGTTGGTCCTCGCTCAAG GAACATATGTTCAACCACGAGGGCACCAAACCTTTCAAGTGTGAGGAGTGTGATTACACAAGTGTTTACAAGAAAGATGTGATTCGCCACACGGCGGTCCACAACAAAGAGAA GAAAAAGAAGACTGAGTTG GCACCAAAAGTGTCAGAGTTCCCCTGCCCTGTCTGTCACAGGGTTTACCCCATGCAAAAGAGACTCACCCAACACATGAAAACCCACAGCTCAGAGAAACCGCACATGTGTGATAAG TGCGGTAAATCCTTTAAGAAGCGGTACACATTCAAAATGCACCTACTGACCCACATCCAGAGTCTTGAAGACAACAA GTTCAAGTGTGAGTTTTGCGACTACACCTGCGACAACAAGAAGCTGCTCCTCAACCATCAGCTGTCCCACACCAACGACAGGCCCTTCAAGTGCGACTACTGTAAATACTCCACCTCCAAAGAAGAGTTTCTGGTCTCCCATCTGGCCATCAAACACACAG GCGAGAAGCCTTTCTCCTGCGAAATGTGTCACTTCATGACAAAGCACAGGAAGAACCTGCGCCTTCACATTCAGTGCCGCCACCCCGAGGCGTTTGAAGAGTGGTGTGTGGCTCACCCCGAAGAGCCGGCGAAGAGGCGACGCAGACCCTTCTTCACCCTGCAGCAGATAGAGGATCTCAAACAGCAGGATGACACGCAGGGCTTGCAGAACACTATT GTCGCGGTGGATTCTGCAACACTGCAAGCCATCCAGGGTATGGAAAATGCCTCAGTGTCCCAAGATGCACTGGGAAACACCACCATCATTTATGAACAAG CTGAATCCAGCGATTTGTCTGCTCAGAATGCTCTGGACCTGCTCCTGAACATGAGCAATGCCCGGGAACTGGTTGGAAACTCCTTACAG GTAGCGGTGCTGAAGTCGGAGGGGAAAGCTCCGGAGAAGGGCACATGGAGTGCGGTGACAGCAGAACCAGGGCAAGCCCAAAAGATTGTGACCTTCCACGTGTCTGAAACCAACGAGACGGTGCTCCAAGAAGCCTACGAGGCGTCCACCTCCGAAACGGGAGAGCTCACCCAGATCGCCATTGAAGCTTACGAAGGGGGAGGAGACTTCAGTGTGGTGGAGCAGGCAGCTGAGGAAATACACAGCCCCGGATACAG TAATGGTGAGAGCAGTCCCTCTCAGACGTTGGAAGTCTCAGAGTCAGAGAAAAGTGACAAGTACTATCTTACTTCAGCGCTGGCTGATGGGATATTGCAGCAGGTGGAG CTGAGCAGTGAAGCCCCAGCCTCCACCTCTACGGGGAGTTCTcccaatataaacacaaagagaTTTTACTGCAGAATCTGCATGGAGTCTTTCAACGGACGCTCTGATATGGaaaaccacaagagggcgcACTTGGATGCCAACACCTTCAAGTGTCCCGACTGTgacttcacctccacctcctggcCTGAAGTTAAG TCTCACATGGAGACGCATTCCTACCTGCGTCCTCACAAGTGTCCAAACTGCAGCTTCGCCACCAAGAACAAGAAAGACCTGCGCAGACACATGATGACCCACACCAACGAGAAACCGTTTTGCTGCAAACTTTGTGGGCAAAG GTTTAACCGGAATGGTCATCTGAAGTTTCACATGGAGCGTCTCCATAATCAGGATCATCCTACTCGCAAAAGCCGCACCACCACATCTCAGCAAACCATCATAGTCAACAGTGACGAGGAGGCGTTGGCCACACTTCAGT CCCTGCAGGCGCATCAGACGGTGATCACCCCGGAGAGGCTGCAGGCTCTGGGGCAGGACCACATCATTGTAGCTCAGGAACAGGCGCTATCAGACCAG GAGGAAGGCACGTACATCCAGCAGATAACCACCATAGACGGGCAGACTGTTCAACACCTGATGACAGGAGACAACCAGGTGACTGAG gtccagtaTATCATCTCCCAGGATGGAGTGCAGCACTTAATTCCTCAGGAGTATGTGGTAGTTGCTGACGGCAACCACATACAG ATGCCAGATGGACAGATCATCCAGTACGAGCATGACAGGGCCTTTCTACAGGAGCAACAG ATTGCTGTAAGTCATGACGGTCAGATCCAGTACCTACCCGTCAGCACGGAGCAGCAGATTGTGAATTCTGACgatctggaagctgctgcacACTCTGCTGTCACAG CTGTAGCAGACGCAGCCATGGCGCAGACCCAGACCGTCTACACCGAAGCGACGCCTgaacagctggagcagctgcagcagcagggcaTCCACTACGATGTCATCACTTTCACTAACGAATGA
- the LOC125013243 gene encoding zinc finger protein 335-like isoform X2, with the protein MPKSKQSLMDVEENEVESSSDAGPSGMEEPSESGMGMESSEAMSADSSDAAASHGQAPESDCHVGQSSEGLVVFIPETSSSTDVRVSSVHLPDSSSVAQSTSVSSVSTVTQSVLVSESAQVLVHSSAVSEGAMMVSDSTASTSSDLGSAIDKIIESTIGPDIMNGCIAVTSAEDGGAETTQYLILQGPDDGAPMVAHMSSSALSNRIAIEALAEGPTSTCLDQGDLQGNLEPDQPDDQPGHSGYPEDSSSQPDQPQHSHPSQYMDCSADGPDQTEESSSSYVECSIEEPDQTRSQSGFPDYSGNNSDQDLPGYVECSGADSNPTSRSHYVVECSAGYLECAVDEGEQPHHSRSYIDSSADHRTQPSRQYAAEYGAECVAAADSEQPGCSQYQGRDDDEDDEQNQDPDQPQHSQQQPQHSCYTESSNGPEASLYADDSSSSDHPLADTAGSGGLPEALECSESQSGPYISSSGTYTSNPEPESAQQCSQSQQEPQGSQDEAGPVRELETSTVAEGSGDRPPNLAELEEMMEVVIVQQFKCKMCPYKSASKDTLINHMRDKHFKPAGDMPKKRKRGRPPKSETLARQKAEREEAEERKAAKAKSAESQQAEEEEDDIVDAGAIDDPQEDSDYNPADEDCKGRPPALLKKPATPISSSSSSSSSSSSSQGRPRRKVGRPRKYCVLDDGHNSKEAESMAKRSRISGDASASEEASSSGLGNGAGVVTDGDTAEAAISQSDSENKDPSSNTQPEEEFFPRKRGRPSKRFLRKKYKKYINSKYYKSLKPLLRPHNCWICGSRFLTQEDLRFHVDSHEGNDPELFKCLQCNYRCKRWSSLKEHMFNHEGTKPFKCEECDYTSVYKKDVIRHTAVHNKEKKKKTELAPKVSEFPCPVCHRVYPMQKRLTQHMKTHSSEKPHMCDKCGKSFKKRYTFKMHLLTHIQSLEDNKFKCEFCDYTCDNKKLLLNHQLSHTNDRPFKCDYCKYSTSKEEFLVSHLAIKHTGEKPFSCEMCHFMTKHRKNLRLHIQCRHPEAFEEWCVAHPEEPAKRRRRPFFTLQQIEDLKQQDDTQGLQNTIVAVDSATLQAIQGMENASVSQDALGNTTIIYEQAESSDLSAQNALDLLLNMSNARELVGNSLQVAVLKSEGKAPEKGTWSAVTAEPGQAQKIVTFHVSETNETVLQEAYEASTSETGELTQIAIEAYEGGGDFSVVEQAAEEIHSPGYSNGESSPSQTLEVSESEKSDKYYLTSALADGILQQVELSSEAPASTSTGSSPNINTKRFYCRICMESFNGRSDMENHKRAHLDANTFKCPDCDFTSTSWPEVKSHMETHSYLRPHKCPNCSFATKNKKDLRRHMMTHTNEKPFCCKLCGQRFNRNGHLKFHMERLHNQDHPTRKSRTTTSQQTIIVNSDEEALATLQSLQAHQTVITPERLQALGQDHIIVAQEQALSDQEEGTYIQQITTIDGQTVQHLMTGDNQVTEVQYIISQDGVQHLIPQEYVVVADGNHIQMPDGQIIQYEHDRAFLQEQQIAVSHDGQIQYLPVSTEQQIVNSDDLEAAAHSAVTAVADAAMAQTQTVYTEATPEQLEQLQQQGIHYDVITFTNE; encoded by the exons ATGCCCAAAAGTAAACAGTCCC TTATGGATGTGGAGGAGAATGAGGTGGAAAGCAGCAGCGATGCTGGGCCCTCAGGGATGGAGGAGCCGTCTGAAAGCGGCATGGGCATGGAGTCATCAGAGGCCATGTCTGCAGACAGCAGTGACGCTGCTGCCTCTCATGGACAGGCCCCAGAGTCTGACTGCCATGTGGGACAGAGCTCTGAGGGACTTGTG GTGTTCATCCCAGAAACCAGTTCCAGTACAGATGTCAGAGTATCATCAGTCCATCTCCCGGACTCCTCCTCGGTGGCCCAGTCCACCAGCGTGTCCAGCGTTTCCACTGTGACTCAGTCTGTGCTGGTGTCCGAGTCTGCCCAAGTGTTGGTCCACTCTAGTGCTGTTTCTGAAGGAGCCATGATGGTTTCTGACTCAACTGCCTCTACCTCATCAGATCTGGGTTCTGCCATTGACAAGATCATAGAATCAACCATTGGCCCTGACATCATGAATG GATGCATAGCTGTGACCAGTGCAGAGGATGGAGGTGCAGAAACAACTCAGTATCTGATATTACAAGGACCAGATGACG GAGCTCCAATGGTAGCCCATATGTCGTCTTCTGCCCTGTCCAATCGTATAGCCATAGAAGCTCTTGCTGAAGGTCCTACCTCCACCTGTCTGGATCAGGGAGACCTGCAGGGAAATCTTGAACCTGACCAGCCCGATGATCAGCCAGGCCACTCGGGTTACCCAGAGGACAGCAGCAGTCAGCCTGACCAGCCCCAACACTCCCACCCTTCCCAGTACATGGACTGCAGCGCGGACGGTCCAGACCAGACAGAGGAGTCTTCGTCTTCCTATGTGGAGTGTTCAATTGAAGAACCTGACCAGACACGCTCCCAGTCAGGCTTCCCTGACTACAGCGGGAATAACAGTGACCAGGACCTGCCTGGATATGTGGAGTGCAGTGGAGCGGACTCGAATCCCACCAGCCGAAGTCACTATGTGGTGGAGTGCAGCGCTGGGTATCTTGAGTGCGCGGTGGATGAGGGAGAGCAGCCGCATCACTCCCGCAGTTACATTGACAGTAGCGCGGACCACCGGACCCAGCCTAGTCGGCAGTATGCAGCAGAGTACGGCGCAGAATGTGTTGCCGCTGCGGACTCTGAGCAGCCCGGATGCTCTCAGTATCAAGGAAGGGACGATGATGAAGACGACGAGCAGAACCAGGATCCAGATCAGCCGCAGCACTCTCAACAGCAGCCCCAGCATTCCTGTTACACAGAGAGCAGCAACGGCCCCGAGGCCTCCCTCTACGCTGACGACAGCTCCTCGTCGGACCACCCTCTGGCAGACACGGCGGGTTCAGGGGGACTCCCTGAGGCACTGGAGTGCAGTGAGAGCCAGTCTGGGCCCTACATCAGCAGCAGCGGGACATATACCTCTAATCCAGAGCCTGAGTCGGCGCAACAGTGCTCACAGAGCCAACAGGAACCCCAAGGCTCTCAGGATGAAGCTGGCCCTGTCAGGGAGTTGGAAACATCGACAGTGGCAGAAGGGTCTGGAGATCGACCACCAAACCTGGCTGAGTTGGAGGAGATGATGGAAGTCGTGATCGTACAGCAGTTCAAGTGTAAGATGTGTCCGTACAAGAGTGCTTCCAAAGACACGCTCATCAACCACATGAGAGACAAACACTTCAAACCCGCAG gGGACATGCCAAAGAAGCGTAAACGTGGACGGCCTCCTAAAAGTGAGACGTTAGCCCGTCaaaaggcagagagggaggaggcggaggagaggaAGGCAGCTAAGGCAAAGAGTGCCGAGTCTCAgcaagcagaagaagaggaggatgataTTGTGGATGCCGGTGCTATTGATGATCCTCAGG AGGACAGTGATTACAACCCAGCAGATGAGGATTGTAAAGGAAGACCACCTGCTCTTCTGAAGAAGCCTGCTAcgcccatctcctcctcctcctcttcctcctcctcctcctcctcctctcaagGGCGTCCTCGGCGTAAGGTTGGCCGTCCGAGGAAGTACTGCGTTTTAGATGATGGCCACAATAGTAAAG AAGCAGAAAGTATGGCCAAGAGGTCGAGGATTAGCGGGGATGCTAGTGCATCAGAAGAAGCAAGCTCCTCTGGGTTAGGAAATGGTGCCGGTGTGGTCACCGATGGAGACACAGCTGAGGCCGCAATCAGCCAGTCAGACTCTGAGAACAAAGACCCTTCTTCCAACACTCAGCCAGAGGAGGAGTTCTTCCCGAGAAAACGTGGCAGACCATCCAAGCGCTTCCTCCGCaagaaatataagaaatatatcaATTCAAA GTACTACAAATCCCTCAAACCACTCCTGAGACCTCACAACTGCTGGATCTGTGGTTCACGTTTCCTCACCCAAGAGGATTTGCGCTTCCACGTGGACTCCCATGAAGGCAACGACCCAGAGCTCTTTAAGTGCCTGCAGTGCAACTATCGCTGCAAGCGTTGGTCCTCGCTCAAG GAACATATGTTCAACCACGAGGGCACCAAACCTTTCAAGTGTGAGGAGTGTGATTACACAAGTGTTTACAAGAAAGATGTGATTCGCCACACGGCGGTCCACAACAAAGAGAA GAAAAAGAAGACTGAGTTG GCACCAAAAGTGTCAGAGTTCCCCTGCCCTGTCTGTCACAGGGTTTACCCCATGCAAAAGAGACTCACCCAACACATGAAAACCCACAGCTCAGAGAAACCGCACATGTGTGATAAG TGCGGTAAATCCTTTAAGAAGCGGTACACATTCAAAATGCACCTACTGACCCACATCCAGAGTCTTGAAGACAACAA GTTCAAGTGTGAGTTTTGCGACTACACCTGCGACAACAAGAAGCTGCTCCTCAACCATCAGCTGTCCCACACCAACGACAGGCCCTTCAAGTGCGACTACTGTAAATACTCCACCTCCAAAGAAGAGTTTCTGGTCTCCCATCTGGCCATCAAACACACAG GCGAGAAGCCTTTCTCCTGCGAAATGTGTCACTTCATGACAAAGCACAGGAAGAACCTGCGCCTTCACATTCAGTGCCGCCACCCCGAGGCGTTTGAAGAGTGGTGTGTGGCTCACCCCGAAGAGCCGGCGAAGAGGCGACGCAGACCCTTCTTCACCCTGCAGCAGATAGAGGATCTCAAACAGCAGGATGACACGCAGGGCTTGCAGAACACTATT GTCGCGGTGGATTCTGCAACACTGCAAGCCATCCAGGGTATGGAAAATGCCTCAGTGTCCCAAGATGCACTGGGAAACACCACCATCATTTATGAACAAG CTGAATCCAGCGATTTGTCTGCTCAGAATGCTCTGGACCTGCTCCTGAACATGAGCAATGCCCGGGAACTGGTTGGAAACTCCTTACAG GTAGCGGTGCTGAAGTCGGAGGGGAAAGCTCCGGAGAAGGGCACATGGAGTGCGGTGACAGCAGAACCAGGGCAAGCCCAAAAGATTGTGACCTTCCACGTGTCTGAAACCAACGAGACGGTGCTCCAAGAAGCCTACGAGGCGTCCACCTCCGAAACGGGAGAGCTCACCCAGATCGCCATTGAAGCTTACGAAGGGGGAGGAGACTTCAGTGTGGTGGAGCAGGCAGCTGAGGAAATACACAGCCCCGGATACAG TAATGGTGAGAGCAGTCCCTCTCAGACGTTGGAAGTCTCAGAGTCAGAGAAAAGTGACAAGTACTATCTTACTTCAGCGCTGGCTGATGGGATATTGCAGCAGGTGGAG CTGAGCAGTGAAGCCCCAGCCTCCACCTCTACGGGGAGTTCTcccaatataaacacaaagagaTTTTACTGCAGAATCTGCATGGAGTCTTTCAACGGACGCTCTGATATGGaaaaccacaagagggcgcACTTGGATGCCAACACCTTCAAGTGTCCCGACTGTgacttcacctccacctcctggcCTGAAGTTAAG TCTCACATGGAGACGCATTCCTACCTGCGTCCTCACAAGTGTCCAAACTGCAGCTTCGCCACCAAGAACAAGAAAGACCTGCGCAGACACATGATGACCCACACCAACGAGAAACCGTTTTGCTGCAAACTTTGTGGGCAAAG GTTTAACCGGAATGGTCATCTGAAGTTTCACATGGAGCGTCTCCATAATCAGGATCATCCTACTCGCAAAAGCCGCACCACCACATCTCAGCAAACCATCATAGTCAACAGTGACGAGGAGGCGTTGGCCACACTTCAGT CCCTGCAGGCGCATCAGACGGTGATCACCCCGGAGAGGCTGCAGGCTCTGGGGCAGGACCACATCATTGTAGCTCAGGAACAGGCGCTATCAGACCAG GAGGAAGGCACGTACATCCAGCAGATAACCACCATAGACGGGCAGACTGTTCAACACCTGATGACAGGAGACAACCAGGTGACTGAG gtccagtaTATCATCTCCCAGGATGGAGTGCAGCACTTAATTCCTCAGGAGTATGTGGTAGTTGCTGACGGCAACCACATACAG ATGCCAGATGGACAGATCATCCAGTACGAGCATGACAGGGCCTTTCTACAGGAGCAACAG ATTGCTGTAAGTCATGACGGTCAGATCCAGTACCTACCCGTCAGCACGGAGCAGCAGATTGTGAATTCTGACgatctggaagctgctgcacACTCTGCTGTCACAG CTGTAGCAGACGCAGCCATGGCGCAGACCCAGACCGTCTACACCGAAGCGACGCCTgaacagctggagcagctgcagcagcagggcaTCCACTACGATGTCATCACTTTCACTAACGAATGA